In a genomic window of Desulfovibrio inopinatus DSM 10711:
- a CDS encoding carboxyl transferase domain-containing protein yields the protein MDIDKRITELRDRLQYIHDIFDSHSNENIKLLETKLEEFLQRESTVPLHEAIKLLAQLEDLFDFLEKKLNDQLTPMDKVRVVRHPHRISLKDILENVYDNYTEIGGQDEYSIDPAMIIARAYITRRRGSKVFNQPVMVIGQEKGHGQDFRNGGSVKPWGNAKALQYMKVAETENIPIHTYVFTPGAFPVEDYPGAAQQIARNLYEMAHLKVPVISVFSEGGSGGAEAIALADVRLMLSHGYYSVISPEGAAAIESGIRQGQRAPAGLVEECVKRLKITAEDNLSMGYIDRVIEEPPLGARPHHYDFFKKLRQEVVLATDEVFLGVKGFKLFRSMAIQRRKKLHGVDSDSMHVRWGLEPGSVDRLIWKRYQKFRRMAKHAYIDSSTSAAKAYAGAQNALWSAYSFLRYDFLGKHEKKVSRTVEEMQAEIHVVQNKLLSPFRKIGNKIAPKNGLDQEKREKLTQLSCPEEGVCLEDWGWSYISPLSKEDRAVTCPNAKTHGCLDLWAPDLYGDFAGVCSYCGHHFPMEYQWFVNNIFDEGSVIEFNAEVEAGNPLEYAGFNNKLDIAKKKTGRLSSCITFEARIDGVKLVVALFLAPFRGGTVGAAEGEKFIRAASRARKKHYPFLAYVHGTAGIRIQEGTNGVIQMPRCTLAVRRYIEAGGLYVVLYDTNSYAGPVASFLGCSPYQFSVRSANIGFAGPGVIKETTGVDMPPDYHRAHQALARGHIQGIWDRRDIKKNLSQAFLTIGGRNLYYR from the coding sequence ATGGACATCGACAAACGTATTACAGAACTCCGGGATAGGCTTCAATATATTCACGATATTTTCGATTCGCATAGTAACGAAAATATCAAACTGTTGGAGACGAAGCTTGAAGAGTTTCTCCAACGTGAAAGTACTGTTCCTCTGCATGAGGCGATCAAGCTGCTCGCGCAACTTGAGGATCTTTTCGATTTTCTCGAAAAGAAGCTCAACGATCAACTCACCCCCATGGACAAGGTCCGGGTCGTACGACATCCACATCGCATCAGCCTCAAAGATATTCTTGAAAACGTCTACGACAACTATACTGAAATCGGCGGTCAGGACGAATACAGCATCGATCCGGCCATGATTATCGCTCGCGCCTATATCACACGGCGTCGAGGTTCCAAGGTGTTCAACCAGCCTGTCATGGTTATTGGTCAGGAAAAAGGCCATGGTCAGGATTTTCGGAATGGTGGTTCGGTGAAACCGTGGGGTAACGCGAAAGCGTTGCAATATATGAAGGTCGCGGAAACCGAAAATATTCCCATTCATACATATGTTTTTACCCCTGGGGCGTTTCCTGTCGAAGATTACCCGGGTGCAGCCCAGCAGATTGCACGCAATTTATATGAAATGGCACACCTCAAAGTGCCAGTTATCAGCGTGTTTTCCGAAGGTGGTTCCGGTGGTGCTGAAGCCATCGCATTAGCTGATGTTCGGTTGATGCTTTCCCATGGATATTATTCGGTCATTTCTCCTGAAGGTGCAGCCGCAATCGAATCCGGCATTCGCCAGGGCCAGCGGGCTCCAGCTGGATTGGTGGAGGAGTGTGTCAAGCGGTTGAAAATTACTGCTGAAGACAACCTCTCGATGGGGTACATTGATCGCGTTATTGAAGAACCTCCTTTAGGTGCCAGACCGCATCACTATGATTTTTTCAAAAAATTGCGTCAGGAAGTCGTGTTGGCCACCGATGAAGTCTTTCTGGGGGTCAAAGGCTTTAAGCTCTTTCGATCCATGGCGATTCAGCGCCGGAAGAAGTTGCATGGTGTGGATTCAGACAGCATGCATGTGCGCTGGGGACTGGAACCGGGATCGGTCGATCGTTTGATTTGGAAACGCTATCAGAAGTTTCGTCGTATGGCGAAACATGCCTATATCGACTCGAGTACTTCGGCGGCAAAAGCATATGCCGGTGCACAAAATGCGTTATGGTCGGCGTATTCTTTTCTGCGTTATGACTTCTTAGGGAAACACGAAAAGAAAGTCTCGCGCACGGTTGAAGAAATGCAAGCCGAGATACACGTTGTTCAGAACAAGCTGCTTTCACCTTTCCGTAAGATAGGGAACAAAATTGCTCCTAAAAATGGGCTTGATCAGGAAAAGCGCGAGAAATTGACACAGCTTTCCTGCCCGGAAGAGGGGGTATGCCTTGAGGACTGGGGGTGGAGTTATATTAGCCCGTTGTCCAAAGAGGATCGTGCTGTCACCTGCCCCAATGCGAAAACTCATGGATGCCTCGATTTGTGGGCACCAGACCTGTATGGTGATTTTGCCGGGGTATGTTCGTATTGTGGACATCATTTTCCCATGGAATACCAGTGGTTTGTCAATAATATTTTTGACGAAGGTTCGGTGATAGAGTTTAACGCCGAAGTTGAAGCCGGAAATCCTTTGGAATATGCCGGGTTCAATAATAAGTTGGATATTGCCAAGAAAAAGACCGGTCGACTTTCCTCGTGCATTACTTTTGAAGCACGTATTGATGGGGTCAAGCTTGTTGTCGCGTTGTTCCTTGCGCCGTTCCGTGGAGGAACTGTCGGCGCGGCAGAAGGGGAAAAGTTTATCCGGGCAGCATCACGAGCCAGAAAAAAACACTATCCGTTTTTGGCCTACGTCCATGGGACGGCTGGTATCCGTATCCAGGAAGGCACCAACGGTGTTATCCAGATGCCACGATGTACACTTGCTGTCCGTCGATATATTGAAGCTGGTGGCCTTTACGTTGTGCTGTATGATACGAACTCGTACGCTGGTCCTGTGGCGAGCTTTCTTGGCTGCTCACCGTATCAGTTTTCGGTGCGCTCGGCGAATATCGGTTTTGCCGGTCCCGGGGTCATCAAGGAAACGACGGGTGTTGACATGCCTCCTGATTACCACCGAGCCCATCAAGCGTTGGCCCGTGGCCACATTCAGGGAATATGGGATCGACGCGACATCAAAAAGAATCTGTCACAGGCCTTTTTGACCATCGGTGGACGCAACCTGTATTATCGCTAA
- a CDS encoding 3'-5' exonuclease, giving the protein MHFQNLIDAEQLEELQRQVTKDEINTLPLRRYEGRVEYVLSQEHADRAADVLEPQAVLGFDTETRPSFKKGRSYPPAILQLAGVNVVYLFRLKALRYPNRIWALLERPDVVKTGVAVRDDITGLGRIHPLDAQAFVDLGEVARHWGLKTSGLRTLAANLLRIRISKKAQCSNWSKVNLTRQQIDYAATDAWVSLQLHQAMKGLQLL; this is encoded by the coding sequence ATGCATTTTCAAAATCTCATTGACGCAGAACAACTTGAAGAGTTGCAGCGTCAAGTCACCAAAGACGAAATCAACACGTTGCCTTTACGTCGTTATGAAGGGCGTGTTGAATATGTTCTATCTCAAGAACATGCCGATCGCGCCGCCGACGTACTGGAGCCCCAGGCTGTTCTTGGATTCGATACGGAGACACGGCCTTCGTTCAAGAAAGGCCGTTCGTATCCTCCTGCTATCTTACAACTTGCCGGTGTCAATGTAGTCTATCTCTTTCGGCTTAAAGCGCTACGTTATCCAAATCGAATTTGGGCACTGTTAGAGCGCCCCGATGTTGTGAAAACGGGGGTTGCCGTGCGAGACGATATTACCGGTCTTGGACGCATCCACCCACTTGACGCGCAAGCTTTTGTCGATTTAGGAGAAGTTGCGAGACATTGGGGACTCAAAACGAGCGGTCTGCGGACGCTTGCGGCCAATTTGTTGAGAATACGCATTTCCAAAAAAGCCCAGTGCTCCAATTGGAGCAAAGTCAATCTCACGAGACAGCAGATAGACTATGCGGCAACTGACGCCTGGGTCAGCCTTCAACTTCACCAAGCGATGAAGGGCCTACAGCTTCTGTGA
- a CDS encoding pyridoxamine 5'-phosphate oxidase family protein, translating to MRRHEKEVTDSNALEYILKHAQICHLAINDEDIPYIVPVNFGYEDNALYIHSATEGKKIDLLNANPHVSFCIVSQAEIQPAPKACGYTTIFSSVTGQGKVTFLSSMDEKKYGLSVIMKHHNGPHDDFPDDVMQRTAVIRISITSMIGKASKEALPA from the coding sequence GTGCGCAGACATGAAAAAGAAGTGACCGATTCCAACGCCCTTGAATACATTCTCAAACATGCGCAGATTTGCCATCTCGCCATAAACGACGAAGACATTCCGTACATTGTCCCCGTCAACTTTGGATATGAGGACAACGCGCTTTATATCCATAGCGCCACGGAAGGCAAAAAAATTGATTTGCTCAACGCGAACCCGCATGTCTCTTTTTGCATCGTATCTCAAGCTGAAATCCAGCCAGCTCCCAAAGCGTGCGGATATACGACGATCTTCTCCAGTGTGACCGGACAAGGAAAGGTAACGTTTCTTTCATCAATGGATGAAAAAAAATATGGCCTCTCTGTCATCATGAAGCACCATAACGGCCCACATGATGATTTTCCCGATGACGTTATGCAACGGACCGCCGTTATTCGGATATCGATTACATCCATGATAGGAAAAGCATCAAAAGAAGCATTGCCCGCATAA
- a CDS encoding GDSL-type esterase/lipase family protein, translated as MRICFLGDSITNGIGDPEFLGWPGRLCKREAPSLADLTAYNLGVRADTTALLLERALPEITHRLPDGVDGRVVVSCGVADAFLMGDLPRIPSFDSLANLRQILDQLTPRYPLLVVGPTPVADPRRNAQVAEINSVYANGLAETDIPFCNVYERLGQSAAWQHDLQIGDGVHPKADGYTAMADIIADWKGWRSWF; from the coding sequence ATGCGTATCTGTTTTCTTGGAGATTCCATCACCAATGGCATCGGAGACCCTGAGTTCCTCGGGTGGCCTGGCCGATTGTGTAAACGGGAAGCTCCATCACTCGCCGACCTGACAGCATATAACCTCGGGGTACGTGCCGATACCACAGCGTTGCTCCTGGAACGTGCTCTTCCCGAAATTACCCATCGCCTGCCAGACGGTGTCGATGGACGAGTTGTTGTCTCGTGTGGCGTTGCCGATGCATTTCTTATGGGTGACCTTCCCCGCATCCCGAGTTTCGATTCGCTTGCCAACCTCAGGCAAATCCTTGACCAGTTAACACCCCGTTACCCTCTTCTCGTCGTCGGCCCAACACCCGTGGCTGATCCCAGACGGAATGCTCAAGTCGCCGAAATCAACTCTGTCTATGCGAATGGCCTCGCGGAGACCGATATTCCCTTCTGCAATGTGTATGAGAGGCTCGGCCAATCCGCAGCATGGCAACATGACTTACAAATTGGCGACGGAGTTCACCCTAAAGCAGATGGATATACGGCAATGGCCGATATTATTGCAGATTGGAAGGGTTGGCGGTCCTGGTTTTAG
- a CDS encoding single-stranded DNA-binding protein produces MAGSLNKVMLIGRLGQDPKLQYLPSGSPVTEFSLATDESYTNRDGQKVEQTEWHRIKVFGRVAEICSNYLSKGRLVYIEGQIRTRSWDDQQGQKRYITEIVVSGPGSTVTFLESRSQAEGGYAGRAPQQGRQEYGAPPQRQQAPGQANRAPAGQTAKAPLYEDQDDMGPAFPSEASGMDDVPF; encoded by the coding sequence ATGGCCGGAAGCCTGAATAAAGTCATGTTGATTGGTCGACTCGGCCAGGATCCGAAGCTTCAGTATTTACCTTCGGGCAGCCCAGTGACCGAATTCTCTTTGGCGACCGACGAATCCTACACGAATCGCGATGGCCAAAAAGTCGAACAAACTGAATGGCACCGAATTAAAGTTTTTGGTCGGGTGGCCGAGATTTGTTCCAACTATTTGAGTAAGGGCCGCCTTGTTTATATTGAAGGGCAAATTCGTACCCGGAGTTGGGATGACCAACAGGGGCAAAAGCGATATATCACCGAGATTGTTGTTTCCGGACCGGGATCAACCGTCACGTTCTTGGAGTCACGCAGCCAAGCTGAAGGTGGGTATGCCGGTCGAGCCCCACAGCAAGGGCGGCAAGAGTATGGTGCCCCTCCGCAACGTCAACAAGCACCGGGACAGGCAAACCGCGCTCCTGCTGGACAAACTGCCAAGGCTCCTCTTTACGAGGACCAGGATGACATGGGACCGGCTTTCCCTTCAGAAGCCAGTGGAATGGACGACGTTCCTTTCTAA